The Flavobacterium marginilacus genome window below encodes:
- a CDS encoding sugar 3,4-ketoisomerase → MKEMSKEIQLLKIPVIEDIRGNLGVIESGFLPFEFKRVYYLFDVPSTAFRGGHSHIEQMELLVALSGSFEVTIHDGSSKKSYLLNKPNIGLLIPNGFWRELENFSSGAVCLVLASDVFDEEDYIRDFDEFLASKK, encoded by the coding sequence ATGAAGGAAATGAGTAAAGAAATACAGTTGCTTAAAATCCCCGTTATTGAAGATATTCGAGGAAATTTAGGTGTTATAGAAAGCGGTTTCCTGCCATTTGAATTCAAGCGGGTTTATTATCTTTTTGATGTGCCCAGTACAGCTTTTAGAGGCGGGCATTCGCATATCGAGCAAATGGAGCTTCTTGTTGCTTTGAGCGGGAGTTTTGAAGTAACCATTCATGACGGCAGCAGTAAAAAAAGCTATTTGTTGAACAAACCCAATATTGGTTTGTTGATTCCTAATGGTTTTTGGAGAGAGCTTGAAAATTTTTCTTCAGGAGCAGTTTGTCTTGTTTTGGCATCAGATGTTTTTGATGAAGAGGATTATATTAGGGATTTTGATGAATTTTTG
- a CDS encoding glycosyltransferase, with translation MKMILPEKKYKIALVGYRLSGGGGDKVMANLSLFFEKSGVEVHNIIVLDSVGYCYSGRLINLGQLKNDSNGFGNKLKRLLFLRQYLNENKFDFIIDFRPRKKVFQELIIARFIYKAKTIFTIHSFLIDYYIPKNVWLAKLIYKKSYAAVTIVNQVQDLIESQYHLKNVITIPNPINLDEVNERSNEIIAVDFEYIIAVGQYENAIKQFDKLIQSYANSVLPQKEIHLIILGNGNREELEKTAKNNTVYEYVHLFGFQDNPYKYLKKAHFLVLSSLNEGFPNVILEALACEIPVVAFDCETGPSEMIIHEKNGILVENQNFEKLSEAMNLLIEDKDLYLFCKKNALESIQHFSLDKIGKQWLDLMQIKKNEGNE, from the coding sequence ATGAAAATGATATTACCCGAAAAAAAATATAAAATAGCTTTAGTCGGGTATCGGTTGAGTGGAGGCGGAGGCGATAAAGTGATGGCGAATCTGTCTCTTTTTTTTGAAAAATCGGGTGTTGAAGTTCATAATATAATCGTTTTAGATTCTGTAGGTTACTGCTATTCCGGCAGGCTTATTAATTTAGGCCAGCTTAAAAATGATTCGAATGGATTTGGCAATAAATTGAAGCGGCTTCTTTTTTTGCGACAATATTTAAATGAAAATAAATTTGATTTCATCATTGATTTTCGTCCTAGAAAAAAGGTTTTTCAGGAATTAATTATAGCCCGGTTTATTTATAAAGCTAAAACTATTTTTACGATTCATAGTTTTTTAATTGATTACTATATTCCTAAAAATGTCTGGCTGGCGAAATTAATTTATAAAAAAAGTTATGCAGCAGTAACGATTGTAAATCAAGTTCAGGATTTGATTGAGAGTCAGTATCATTTGAAAAATGTTATAACAATTCCCAATCCAATTAATTTAGATGAAGTAAATGAGCGCAGTAATGAAATCATTGCTGTTGATTTTGAGTATATAATAGCTGTTGGGCAGTATGAAAATGCTATAAAACAGTTTGATAAATTGATTCAGAGTTATGCCAATTCTGTTTTACCACAAAAAGAAATTCATCTTATCATTTTAGGAAATGGAAATAGAGAAGAACTTGAAAAAACTGCAAAAAACAATACTGTTTATGAGTATGTGCATCTTTTTGGCTTTCAGGATAATCCATATAAATATTTAAAAAAGGCGCATTTTTTGGTTTTGAGCAGTCTCAACGAAGGATTCCCCAATGTGATTCTTGAAGCATTGGCCTGCGAAATTCCAGTTGTGGCTTTTGATTGTGAAACCGGACCTAGTGAAATGATTATTCATGAAAAAAATGGTATTTTGGTAGAAAATCAAAATTTTGAAAAACTTTCAGAAGCAATGAATTTATTAATAGAAGATAAAGATTTGTATCTTTTTTGTAAAAAAAATGCATTAGAGAGTATTCAGCATTTTTCTTTAGATAAGATTGGAAAACAATGGCTGGATTTAATGCAGATTAAAAAAAATGAAGGAAATGAGTAA
- a CDS encoding glycosyltransferase, with protein sequence MRILLIGEYSLLHNSLKEGLIELGHEVILAANRDGFKEYATDHNYEAKWLTIKLLNIPRKAIYRIFNFDFASIETGIRFYFFLPKLKDFDVVQFINEASIKTPKKFELFLMNKIYETNKKLYMVSTGIDYSTLKFYIENKSKKSILQPYFQNPKQDKEFKPFFDYFDKNHIKIHHFIKEKFNGIIASDFDYVEANKVNTNYSGFIPCPVNTKKLVFKELIIEDKVIIFLGINKWSYHQKGIVFFEKALEIIKKKFKDKVEIITVNTIPYPVYIELYNKAHILLDQLYCCDQGYNALEAMAKGKVVFTGAESEFTEHYNIIERVCVNAIPDVDYLVKELSFLIENPSEIVKIGKRARAFIEKEHDYIRIAEKYLKTWES encoded by the coding sequence ATGCGGATTCTACTTATTGGCGAATACAGTCTTTTACACAATTCTTTGAAAGAAGGATTGATAGAGCTTGGTCATGAAGTTATTCTGGCTGCCAATAGAGATGGTTTCAAAGAATACGCAACAGATCACAACTACGAGGCCAAATGGCTCACTATCAAATTACTTAATATTCCCAGGAAAGCAATTTACCGTATTTTCAATTTTGATTTTGCAAGCATCGAAACAGGTATTCGCTTTTATTTTTTCCTTCCAAAATTAAAGGATTTTGATGTCGTACAGTTTATCAACGAAGCTTCCATAAAAACTCCCAAAAAGTTTGAACTTTTTTTAATGAATAAAATATACGAAACCAACAAAAAACTTTATATGGTTTCCACCGGAATTGACTATTCTACATTAAAATTTTATATCGAAAATAAATCAAAAAAATCAATCCTGCAGCCTTATTTTCAAAATCCAAAACAAGATAAAGAATTCAAACCTTTTTTTGATTATTTTGATAAAAATCATATCAAAATACATCATTTTATAAAAGAAAAATTTAACGGAATTATTGCTTCCGATTTTGATTATGTTGAAGCCAATAAAGTCAATACTAATTATTCCGGCTTTATTCCGTGTCCAGTAAACACAAAAAAATTAGTTTTCAAAGAATTAATTATCGAAGATAAAGTCATTATTTTTCTTGGTATTAACAAATGGAGTTATCATCAGAAAGGCATAGTGTTCTTTGAAAAAGCATTAGAAATAATCAAGAAAAAATTTAAAGATAAAGTAGAAATCATCACTGTCAATACCATTCCCTATCCTGTTTATATTGAACTCTACAACAAAGCACATATTCTGCTGGATCAATTATACTGCTGTGACCAAGGCTACAATGCACTCGAAGCCATGGCAAAAGGAAAAGTAGTTTTTACTGGTGCCGAAAGTGAATTTACAGAACATTACAATATTATCGAAAGAGTATGTGTAAATGCTATTCCTGATGTCGATTATCTGGTGAAAGAGCTGTCTTTTTTAATCGAAAATCCATCAGAGATTGTAAAAATTGGCAAAAGAGCCAGAGCTTTTATAGAAAAAGAGCATGATTATATAAGAATTGCGGAGAAATATTTAAAAACATGGGAAAGCTAA
- a CDS encoding acyltransferase produces the protein MTDSLKFYYRKFKKVFKKLKLYYSVNWTKTLYFNFKKFPFSIAKKLPIFFYGSVKLTCIKGNFEIQGNIKRGMIGFGQPYEMNTRHKGIAEINIEGKAVFKGHVQFGKDYFIFIGGDGYCEFGHMSSLGSNAKLVCLEKVILGNYARFGSESQIIDTNFHPMFDTETKEKFDMNGPILIGNYNYVGSRVSVMKDTVTPNYCTIASNSLCNKDYTLFGSSILIGGIPAGLIRKNISRDWEGERELLDQSLIV, from the coding sequence ATGACTGACAGTTTGAAATTTTATTATCGAAAATTTAAAAAAGTCTTTAAGAAACTGAAGCTTTATTATTCAGTAAACTGGACAAAAACACTGTATTTTAATTTTAAAAAATTTCCTTTCAGCATTGCAAAAAAACTGCCAATCTTTTTTTACGGAAGTGTAAAGCTTACTTGTATTAAAGGGAATTTTGAAATCCAGGGAAATATTAAAAGAGGTATGATTGGCTTTGGCCAGCCTTATGAAATGAATACACGGCATAAAGGAATAGCCGAAATTAATATCGAGGGGAAAGCTGTTTTTAAAGGGCATGTACAGTTTGGCAAGGATTATTTTATCTTCATCGGAGGTGATGGATATTGCGAATTTGGTCATATGTCATCATTAGGCTCAAATGCAAAATTAGTCTGTTTGGAGAAAGTAATTTTGGGGAATTACGCTCGTTTTGGATCTGAATCTCAAATAATAGACACTAACTTTCATCCAATGTTTGATACCGAAACAAAGGAAAAATTCGATATGAATGGTCCAATTTTGATTGGGAATTACAATTATGTCGGGAGCAGGGTTTCTGTTATGAAAGATACAGTAACACCCAATTATTGTACCATTGCATCGAATAGTCTGTGTAATAAAGATTATACTTTGTTTGGAAGCAGCATTCTCATTGGAGGTATTCCGGCAGGTTTGATTAGAAAGAATATTTCAAGAGATTGGGAAGGCGAAAGAGAACTTTTAGATCAATCCTTGATTGTTTAA
- a CDS encoding O-antigen translocase, with translation MSDSKTSYQQILKTASLFGGVQFFTIIFSVIRTKLIAIFIGPAGMGIISLLNSTLSVISSFTSLGIETSSVKHVSENYIKADIDSAAPIVTAIKKLAVITGIFGTVITLVLSKWLSILTFGNSDHTFSFVFLSVTLLLKQLASGELVVLQGLRRMKLLAQANFYGNLFGLLFSVPFYYFLGIDAILPTIIITSLSALFFAFLYSKKIKFKKIIIPNKEWKAEGKSIVRLGIMMTVSSLFTLLAAYLIQVYIGKQGGLEQVGYYNAGFTLLNSYVGVIFTVMSTDYFPKLAAVNDDNVKVRNSVAEQSFVSILIITPIIILFLTFIPLIVKIIYTPKFNAVIPMVCFGILGMLFRAVSWSMGFVLLAKGDSKMFIRTAVGFSILSFALTVFGYYFCGLEGAGFSFFVYYIIHFIALKIITKKRYNFYFDSDFYLVYFICFVMCAVTFLLRYLGDPILKYSLMSLMVLMSLIFVLFQINKKVELRNFLNSILKRKND, from the coding sequence GTGTCTGATAGTAAAACTTCATATCAGCAGATTCTAAAAACAGCTTCTCTTTTTGGAGGAGTACAATTTTTCACAATTATTTTTTCGGTGATAAGAACCAAATTAATAGCCATATTTATCGGTCCTGCCGGGATGGGAATTATTTCATTGTTAAATTCGACGCTATCGGTAATCAGCAGTTTTACCAGTTTAGGAATTGAAACCAGTTCTGTAAAGCATGTTTCCGAAAATTATATAAAAGCTGATATAGATTCTGCAGCACCGATAGTTACGGCTATAAAAAAACTGGCAGTAATTACTGGAATTTTTGGAACTGTAATTACTCTTGTTTTGTCAAAATGGTTAAGTATATTGACTTTCGGAAATTCTGATCATACCTTTTCATTTGTTTTTCTTTCGGTGACTTTACTGTTGAAACAGCTGGCGTCCGGAGAACTTGTAGTCCTGCAGGGATTGCGGAGAATGAAACTTTTGGCGCAGGCTAATTTCTACGGAAATTTATTTGGATTATTATTCTCTGTTCCTTTTTATTATTTTTTAGGAATAGATGCCATTCTTCCAACTATTATTATAACATCGTTATCAGCTTTATTCTTCGCTTTTTTGTATTCTAAAAAAATAAAATTTAAAAAGATTATTATACCAAATAAAGAATGGAAAGCTGAAGGAAAAAGCATTGTCCGGCTTGGAATAATGATGACGGTGAGCAGTCTGTTTACTTTGTTAGCGGCTTATTTAATTCAGGTTTACATCGGGAAACAGGGAGGTTTGGAGCAGGTGGGATATTATAATGCAGGTTTTACACTGCTGAATTCTTATGTAGGAGTTATTTTTACGGTAATGAGCACGGATTATTTTCCAAAATTAGCAGCTGTAAATGATGATAATGTAAAAGTTAGAAACAGCGTTGCTGAGCAGTCATTTGTATCCATTCTTATTATCACTCCAATAATAATTTTATTTTTGACATTTATTCCGCTTATTGTGAAAATTATTTACACGCCAAAATTTAATGCAGTAATACCAATGGTGTGTTTTGGGATATTGGGTATGTTGTTTAGAGCCGTTTCATGGTCTATGGGGTTTGTGCTGCTGGCTAAGGGAGATTCGAAAATGTTTATTAGAACTGCTGTTGGATTTAGTATTTTGTCTTTTGCTTTGACTGTTTTCGGTTATTACTTTTGTGGTCTTGAAGGTGCAGGATTTAGTTTCTTTGTTTACTATATTATTCATTTCATTGCACTTAAAATAATTACCAAAAAGAGATATAATTTTTATTTCGACTCCGATTTTTATCTCGTTTATTTTATCTGCTTCGTGATGTGTGCGGTTACTTTTTTGTTAAGATATTTGGGCGATCCAATTTTAAAGTATAGTCTGATGTCACTTATGGTTTTGATGTCGCTGATTTTTGTGTTATTTCAGATTAATAAAAAAGTAGAATTGAGAAATTTTTTAAATTCAATACTAAAAAGAAAAAATGACTGA
- a CDS encoding DegT/DnrJ/EryC1/StrS family aminotransferase, with protein MIRFLDLKKINEPYETAFQEKLKSVLDSGWYILGKEVQEFEANFASYCGAKYCIGVGNGLDALVLIFKGYIQLGKLQKGDEVIVPANTYIASILAILQADLVPVLVEPKLETYNIDPDLIQEKITSKTKAILAVHLYGQLAEMNVINEIAEQNNLIVVEDAAQSAGAICNQKSAIKNLQSSAAYSFYPSKNLGCLGDGGAVITNDTDLAKVIRAMRNYGSETKYQNDFIGVNSRLDELQASFLNLKLPNLDADNERRIIIAKRYLSEIKNEKIILSALLLGEIKKSHVFHLFVIRTKNRDDLQNYLTANNIETIIHYPIPPHQQKAFESWNDLSFPITEKIHQEVLSLPISPVLTADEVSFIIRILNQYQ; from the coding sequence ATGATCAGATTTCTAGATTTAAAAAAAATAAACGAACCCTATGAAACCGCTTTTCAGGAAAAACTGAAATCGGTATTGGACTCGGGCTGGTATATTTTAGGAAAAGAAGTTCAGGAGTTTGAAGCTAATTTTGCAAGCTATTGTGGCGCAAAATATTGCATTGGAGTTGGAAATGGTCTGGATGCTTTGGTTCTGATTTTTAAAGGGTATATCCAATTAGGAAAATTGCAGAAAGGTGACGAAGTAATCGTACCTGCCAACACTTATATTGCCAGTATACTTGCTATTCTTCAGGCTGATTTGGTACCTGTTTTGGTCGAACCCAAATTAGAAACTTACAATATCGATCCTGATTTAATTCAGGAAAAAATAACATCAAAAACCAAAGCCATTTTAGCTGTCCATTTATATGGTCAATTAGCAGAAATGAATGTTATAAACGAAATCGCAGAACAAAATAATTTAATTGTTGTAGAAGATGCTGCACAATCTGCGGGAGCAATCTGCAATCAAAAATCTGCAATCAAAAATCTGCAATCAAGCGCAGCGTATAGTTTTTATCCGAGTAAAAATTTAGGTTGTTTAGGAGATGGTGGAGCTGTTATTACTAATGATACGGATTTAGCGAAAGTCATTAGAGCTATGCGGAATTATGGTTCGGAAACTAAATATCAAAATGATTTTATTGGTGTTAATTCAAGACTGGACGAACTGCAGGCCTCTTTTTTAAATTTGAAATTACCCAATTTAGATGCAGATAATGAACGACGAATAATAATCGCAAAACGCTATTTGTCTGAAATTAAAAATGAAAAAATTATTCTGTCAGCCTTGTTATTGGGAGAAATAAAGAAATCCCATGTTTTTCATCTTTTTGTCATTAGGACCAAAAATAGAGATGATCTGCAAAATTATTTAACAGCAAATAATATTGAAACAATAATTCATTATCCAATTCCGCCACATCAGCAGAAGGCTTTTGAATCTTGGAATGATTTATCTTTTCCTATAACTGAAAAGATTCATCAGGAAGTGCTGAGTCTGCCCATAAGTCCTGTCTTAACAGCTGATGAAGTGAGTTTTATCATCAGGATTTTAAATCAATATCAATAA
- a CDS encoding GNAT family N-acetyltransferase — MKNYSVRQYQESDYDGWNTLVSQAKNAAFLFHRDFMEYHKDRFEDYSLMIYKNEKLVAVLPANKSREFVYSHQGLTYGGLVYRENLKLASVILIFKAVLFYLNENKIAKIQIKTIPHIYHKKPAEELNYALFLAEAQLIRRDTLAVIDLSKPYQFSKIRKRCIQKGKNNGLIIKEEIDFEPFWNQVLIPNLEARHQAEPVHTLTEIKLLKSLFDKNIRQFNVYYNNEIVAGSTIFESDNVAHCQYISKYEKQENLGSLDFLYNHLINNVFAHKRFFDFGISNENHGKMLNNGLSYWKESFGANMIIHDFYEVETVHFSKLENVLK, encoded by the coding sequence GTGAAAAATTATAGCGTAAGGCAATATCAGGAAAGTGATTATGACGGCTGGAATACTTTAGTAAGTCAAGCAAAGAATGCCGCTTTTTTGTTTCACCGCGATTTTATGGAGTATCATAAAGACCGTTTTGAGGACTACTCTTTGATGATTTACAAAAACGAAAAGCTTGTGGCAGTTTTGCCAGCCAATAAATCAAGAGAGTTTGTTTATTCACATCAGGGCTTGACTTACGGAGGTTTGGTTTACAGAGAGAATTTAAAGTTAGCTTCGGTAATACTCATTTTCAAAGCGGTTTTATTCTATTTGAATGAAAATAAAATTGCCAAAATCCAGATAAAAACTATTCCGCATATCTATCATAAAAAGCCAGCCGAAGAATTAAATTATGCATTGTTTTTGGCCGAAGCTCAATTAATCAGAAGAGATACATTGGCAGTAATCGATTTGTCCAAACCCTATCAGTTTTCAAAAATAAGAAAGCGCTGCATTCAAAAAGGAAAAAATAATGGTTTAATCATAAAAGAAGAGATTGATTTTGAACCGTTTTGGAATCAGGTTTTAATCCCTAACTTAGAAGCACGTCACCAGGCAGAACCTGTTCACACTCTTACTGAAATTAAATTGCTGAAAAGTTTATTTGATAAAAATATACGACAGTTTAATGTGTATTATAATAATGAAATTGTAGCAGGAAGTACTATTTTTGAATCAGATAATGTGGCGCACTGCCAATACATTTCAAAATATGAAAAGCAGGAAAATCTCGGAAGTTTAGATTTTCTGTATAATCATTTAATAAACAATGTATTTGCCCATAAGCGTTTTTTTGATTTTGGAATATCCAATGAAAATCATGGAAAAATGCTCAATAATGGATTATCGTATTGGAAAGAAAGTTTTGGAGCAAATATGATTATTCATGATTTTTATGAAGTAGAAACGGTTCATTTTTCTAAACTTGAAAACGTATTAAAATGA
- a CDS encoding trimeric intracellular cation channel family protein, translating into MFHLLDIIGTMAFAMSGALAAMSKKLDPFGVFIIAFVTAVGGGTLRDVMIGRTPVGWMQDPTYVYVIVWGFILAIIFRKKLDRLRTSLALFDTIGLGVFTLIGIQKGIDYHLHPVICIALGTMTACFGGVTRDILCVEIPVIFRREVYATICIFGGIVFFALRKMNVENDVLYLATSSIIIIIRLLAVKYKWHLAPLEHK; encoded by the coding sequence ATGTTTCACTTACTCGACATCATAGGAACAATGGCATTTGCAATGTCTGGAGCATTAGCTGCTATGAGTAAAAAGCTGGATCCGTTTGGCGTTTTTATCATCGCATTTGTAACTGCTGTCGGGGGCGGGACCCTGCGTGATGTCATGATCGGGAGAACTCCAGTAGGATGGATGCAGGATCCGACATATGTATACGTAATTGTCTGGGGATTTATTTTGGCAATTATATTTAGAAAAAAATTAGATAGACTTCGGACCTCACTCGCTTTATTTGACACCATCGGATTAGGAGTTTTTACTTTAATTGGAATCCAAAAAGGAATTGATTATCATCTTCATCCCGTTATCTGCATTGCGCTAGGGACTATGACCGCCTGTTTTGGCGGTGTTACCCGTGACATTTTATGCGTCGAAATTCCGGTAATTTTCCGTAGAGAAGTCTATGCAACGATTTGTATTTTTGGCGGAATCGTATTTTTTGCCCTTCGAAAAATGAATGTAGAAAATGACGTGCTGTATCTCGCCACATCATCCATAATTATCATAATCCGTCTGCTGGCCGTAAAATACAAATGGCATCTGGCTCCTTTGGAACATAAATAA
- a CDS encoding RDD family protein has product MSELSINTTQNVIINFKAASVGERMLASLLDFVVKAAYVIVVAYVFFNLLGISRIMDRMDFWSGFAILILFFFPVMIYSVTLESIFEGQTIGKKIVKIKVVKIDGYQASFGDYLIRWLFRIVENNMLGGLIGLVSICISNKTQRMGDMAAGTAIITLKNNISINSTILEEIGETYVPVYPLVIKLSDNDMRIIKETFLTAEKNNDMETVLKLSQKIQSVTGIKMQTNNQIEFIRTILKDYNFYTQNM; this is encoded by the coding sequence ATGTCAGAATTATCTATAAACACAACACAAAATGTTATAATAAATTTTAAGGCAGCTTCTGTTGGCGAGAGAATGCTGGCTAGTCTGCTGGATTTTGTTGTTAAAGCGGCCTATGTTATTGTTGTCGCATATGTCTTTTTTAATTTGCTGGGTATCTCACGAATCATGGACAGAATGGATTTTTGGTCTGGTTTTGCAATATTGATATTGTTTTTTTTTCCTGTAATGATCTATTCCGTGACACTGGAAAGTATTTTTGAAGGACAGACCATCGGTAAGAAAATAGTAAAGATAAAAGTCGTTAAAATTGACGGCTATCAGGCCAGTTTTGGAGATTATCTTATCCGTTGGCTTTTTAGAATTGTAGAAAACAACATGCTTGGCGGATTAATTGGATTAGTATCAATATGCATCAGTAACAAAACCCAGCGAATGGGCGATATGGCAGCAGGAACAGCTATTATAACACTGAAAAACAATATATCAATCAATAGTACAATATTAGAGGAAATAGGTGAAACCTATGTGCCTGTCTATCCATTAGTTATTAAGCTGTCAGATAATGATATGCGGATTATAAAGGAAACTTTTCTAACTGCCGAAAAAAATAATGATATGGAAACCGTTTTAAAATTGTCTCAAAAAATTCAGTCGGTTACAGGTATTAAAATGCAGACGAATAATCAAATTGAGTTTATAAGAACCATTTTGAAAGATTACAATTTTTATACTCAAAACATGTAG
- a CDS encoding stage II sporulation protein M, protein MREIAFIKANKNKWLEFEQAIFGKAKKNPDEMANLYIQLMNDLSYAQTYYSKSKTVVYLNYLASSIYQKIYKTKRTESNRLVYFFKTEVPLIIYEYRRYLVYAFVLFFVTVFIGAVSARYDADFVRLILGDGYVNETLENIKAGNPVAIYKSGSNWGSFIGITVNNLRVGMMCYIFGIFGGIGTFYISLQNAIMLGSFQYFFFQQGVFWKSVRGIWIHGSMEIFGIVIETAAGYILGASILFPKTYSRMNSFKIGFKNSFKILLSTVPFTIAAGFLEGFITRYSIDMPNWLSSFIILFTLSIISFYYLIYPFIIHKKTNKPHV, encoded by the coding sequence ATGAGAGAAATTGCATTTATAAAAGCGAACAAAAACAAATGGCTTGAATTTGAGCAGGCTATTTTTGGTAAAGCTAAAAAAAATCCTGATGAAATGGCAAATTTATACATTCAATTAATGAATGATTTGTCATATGCCCAGACTTATTACAGCAAAAGCAAAACGGTTGTTTATTTAAACTACCTAGCGTCCAGCATTTATCAAAAGATATACAAGACCAAGCGCACTGAAAGCAATAGGCTGGTTTATTTTTTCAAAACCGAAGTACCACTCATTATTTATGAATACCGCAGGTATTTAGTATATGCTTTTGTACTTTTTTTTGTGACTGTCTTTATTGGAGCAGTTTCTGCCAGATACGATGCTGATTTTGTCCGATTAATTCTTGGAGATGGCTACGTCAATGAAACCCTGGAAAATATCAAAGCTGGAAATCCGGTTGCTATTTATAAATCGGGAAGCAATTGGGGCAGTTTTATTGGTATCACCGTCAATAACCTGCGCGTTGGAATGATGTGTTACATTTTTGGAATCTTTGGCGGTATTGGCACTTTTTATATTTCACTGCAGAATGCCATTATGCTGGGTTCATTTCAGTACTTTTTCTTTCAGCAGGGCGTTTTCTGGAAAAGTGTCCGCGGTATCTGGATTCATGGCTCCATGGAAATTTTTGGAATTGTAATTGAAACTGCAGCAGGTTACATTCTGGGAGCTTCGATCTTATTTCCAAAAACGTATTCCAGAATGAATTCATTTAAAATTGGCTTCAAGAACAGTTTCAAAATACTGCTGAGCACTGTTCCTTTTACCATAGCTGCAGGATTTCTGGAAGGTTTCATCACCCGTTATTCTATCGATATGCCCAACTGGCTAAGCAGTTTTATTATTTTGTTTACTTTATCTATTATTTCCTTTTACTATTTGATTTATCCATTTATAATTCACAAAAAAACCAATAAGCCTCATGTTTGA
- a CDS encoding DUF4129 domain-containing protein: MNKFFLLIFFFFYFNAGAKDSLAAAKKEKIIFTEKDIVIDTASVTAKSFPENFKKKYTDTDFIYEFKTPEKNAWDRFKEWLSNFLKKLFSISDNKTSSLLVDILIRVIAIAVVITVIYMIVKAIMNNEGQWVFGKNSDKKIINYDEIEKNLHLADFEKLIQSSLESGEKRLTARYYYLWLLKKMSDRQIIEWDIEKTNSDYLYEIKNQAQKEDFAYLSYLYNNIWYGEFELDDSTFEKTRSAFEKSIKKVSNG, encoded by the coding sequence TTGAATAAATTTTTTCTATTAATTTTCTTTTTCTTTTACTTCAATGCTGGAGCAAAAGATTCATTGGCTGCAGCCAAAAAAGAAAAAATTATTTTCACAGAAAAAGATATTGTAATAGATACTGCTTCTGTCACAGCAAAATCATTTCCTGAAAATTTCAAAAAAAAGTATACTGATACTGATTTTATATATGAATTCAAAACTCCAGAAAAAAATGCCTGGGACCGTTTCAAGGAATGGCTCTCCAATTTTTTAAAAAAATTATTTAGCATAAGTGACAATAAAACTTCCTCGCTTTTAGTAGATATACTTATAAGAGTAATCGCAATTGCCGTTGTTATTACAGTGATTTATATGATTGTAAAAGCGATAATGAATAATGAAGGACAATGGGTTTTTGGTAAAAACTCAGATAAAAAAATAATTAATTATGATGAAATAGAGAAAAACCTGCATCTAGCAGATTTCGAAAAACTCATTCAAAGCAGTTTAGAATCAGGTGAAAAAAGATTGACAGCAAGATACTATTATCTTTGGCTGCTTAAAAAAATGTCCGACAGACAAATCATCGAATGGGATATAGAAAAAACAAACTCAGATTATCTTTATGAAATAAAGAACCAAGCCCAAAAAGAGGATTTTGCCTATTTGTCATATTTATATAACAACATTTGGTATGGCGAATTCGAACTGGACGACAGCACTTTTGAAAAAACCCGAAGTGCTTTCGAGAAATCTATAAAAAAAGTCAGCAATGGGTAA